From Sphingopyxis sp. USTB-05, the proteins below share one genomic window:
- a CDS encoding calcium-binding protein, translated as MLKQMLLIGAAAISFPALAQSTPPADPASPPTATEPAPGPESTTPAPAEPATAPAPAPDASTPPASASEPAPSGAAATPTQIAQIVEQEFPTYDGDKNGDLNEAEFGAWMKKLRAATDPSADVESAEVKTWIGQAFASADGDKSGAVNKTELTGFLSRGA; from the coding sequence ATGTTGAAACAGATGCTTTTGATCGGCGCTGCCGCGATCAGCTTCCCGGCTCTTGCGCAATCGACCCCGCCCGCCGACCCGGCTTCGCCGCCGACGGCGACCGAACCGGCCCCGGGCCCGGAATCGACCACGCCGGCCCCTGCTGAACCGGCGACCGCTCCGGCGCCTGCGCCCGATGCATCGACGCCGCCCGCGTCGGCCAGCGAGCCGGCGCCGTCGGGAGCAGCGGCAACGCCCACGCAAATCGCCCAGATCGTCGAACAGGAATTCCCGACTTATGACGGGGACAAGAATGGCGATCTGAACGAAGCCGAGTTCGGCGCGTGGATGAAGAAGCTGCGTGCCGCGACCGATCCCAGCGCCGATGTCGAATCGGCCGAGGTAAAGACCTGGATCGGTCAGGCGTTCGCTTCGGCCGACGGCGACAAGTCGGGCGCGGTGAACAAGACCGAATTGACCGGTTTCCTGTCGCGCGGCGCCTAA
- the rnk gene encoding nucleoside diphosphate kinase regulator: MTKKKSGATMPHIRMIDSEADALTELTLQQQRDSVRFYELLLEEIDRAAICGRADIPSDVVTMGSSVTFTDEKSGAERTIRLVYPAEADISAGRMSILTPVGAGLIGLSVGQSINWPDRGGAEHRLTIVAVQQPA; encoded by the coding sequence ATGACCAAGAAGAAAAGCGGGGCAACCATGCCCCATATCCGCATGATCGACAGTGAAGCCGACGCCCTGACCGAACTGACGCTGCAGCAGCAGCGCGATTCAGTTCGCTTCTACGAACTGCTGCTTGAAGAGATCGACCGTGCCGCCATCTGCGGACGCGCCGACATCCCGTCCGACGTCGTCACAATGGGCTCCAGTGTGACCTTCACAGATGAGAAAAGCGGCGCAGAACGAACGATCCGGCTGGTCTATCCGGCCGAAGCCGACATATCGGCGGGGCGAATGTCTATCCTGACGCCCGTCGGCGCCGGCCTGATCGGCCTCAGTGTCGGCCAGTCGATCAATTGGCCCGATCGCGGGGGTGCCGAGCACCGGCTGACGATCGTCGCGGTCCAGCAGCCCGCATAG
- the radC gene encoding DNA repair protein RadC: MGDTPDHVGHRSRLRARLLDDAEGLADYELVEYLLALAIPRRDTKPLAKALLREFGSLAQLVSADPESLRRVDGLGDSGIAALKIVQATGLRLLKGEFRDKPLLSSWDALLDWLRADMGPIDVERVRILYLNSRNMLIRDELASEGSIDQSAIYVREVIKRALELGASAIILVHNHPSGSPEPSRQDIAITREIATAAANLGIALHDHIIIGGSDYRSFRAMGLI, from the coding sequence ATGGGGGACACACCGGATCATGTCGGTCACCGGTCGCGGCTGCGCGCGCGCCTGCTCGACGATGCGGAAGGCCTCGCCGATTACGAGCTCGTCGAATATCTGCTCGCGCTCGCCATTCCCCGCCGCGATACCAAGCCGCTTGCGAAGGCTTTATTGCGTGAATTCGGTTCGCTTGCGCAGTTGGTCAGCGCCGATCCCGAATCACTGCGGCGTGTCGACGGGCTTGGCGATAGCGGAATCGCGGCGCTTAAAATCGTCCAAGCGACGGGGCTGCGCCTCCTGAAGGGCGAGTTTCGGGACAAGCCCCTGCTATCCAGTTGGGACGCGCTGCTCGACTGGCTGCGCGCCGATATGGGACCGATCGACGTCGAGCGCGTCCGCATCCTCTATCTGAATTCGCGCAACATGCTGATCCGCGACGAGCTTGCGAGCGAGGGATCGATCGACCAGTCGGCGATCTACGTCCGCGAGGTGATCAAGCGTGCGCTAGAGCTCGGTGCTTCTGCGATCATTCTTGTTCACAACCATCCTAGCGGCAGCCCTGAACCAAGCCGGCAGGATATCGCGATCACCAGGGAGATTGCGACCGCCGCCGCAAATCTCGGCATAGCGCTTCACGATCACATCATTATCGGCGGGTCCGATTATCGCAGCTTCCGAGCGATGGGACTGATCTAG